In Aedes albopictus strain Foshan chromosome 3, AalbF5, whole genome shotgun sequence, the following are encoded in one genomic region:
- the LOC109404504 gene encoding dolichol kinase, translated as MDKTEKKTASKCIAESCRNYGITTRPNASNGLWLASLIFMSQAVNVWNRDNHAVTLNYRRSTIASFGLLLHSVCIFVSMRSGKCQHLAGRLLYVLFSIVATSCLLMVCLKDNAIVCSVSGVLVVVLFDRIYFRLLRRLPKSFTLGEAAVVGQGFTIFAYYAFLQLPKVVLNDKPSPDLNVMHLVLQIILMGIGVILALCHFLSFLRHSVLFYLLTVVIASCTALFPIFGQPTVIVLLQFILSDTDRMLVIALYMTLLVVTSCFVVWQINRQISANTTTRKMFHIVMVLVYLPGLWSQCTLLYLASGLMLGLLLMLEIARVIQLKPIHPSLDMAVRCFLDEKDAGLVALTPIYLLIGCSLPMWLHPLPCDLTDSAGLNLLKLLAGVLSVGIGDTTASICGYLAGKHKWPGTAKSVEGTIASVVGQAGVVFLLYRLSFIHLNTLRAATAGAAIIINALVEAKTDQVDNLVLPLVTYIVLGTA; from the exons GCAAGCAATGGACTTTGGCTAGCAAGCCTCATCTTCATGAGTCAAGCCGTCAACGTTTGGAACCGGGACAATCATGCCGTAACACTCAACTATAGGCGATCTACGATTGCAAGTTTCGGGCTACTATTGCATTCCGTTTGCATCTTCGTTTCCATGCGCAGCGGAAAATGTCAGCACCTAGCCGGAAGGTTACTTTATGTACTTTTCAGTATTGTAGCCACCAGTTGTTTGCTGATGGTCTGTTTGAAAGATAATGCCATAGTCTGCTCCGTTAGTGGTGTCCTAGTGGTGGTTCTGTTCGATCGGATTTACTTTCGATTGCTAAGGCGACTGCCCAAAAGCTTTACGCTGGGTGAAGCGGCTGTGGTTGGACAGGGATTCACCATATTTGCATACTATGCTTTCCTGCAGCTACCTAAGGTTGTTCTCAATGACAAACCATCGCCGGATCTGAATGTCATGCACCTAGTGTTGCAG atAATACTCATGGGAATCGGCGTTATCCTAGCACTGTGCCACTTTTTGTCATTTCTGCGTCATTCCGTTCTATTCTATTTGTTGACTGTCGTTATCGCCAGTTGTACCGCATTATTTCCCATATTTGGCCAGCCAACGGTTATTGTGCTGTTACAGTTTATTTTAAGTGACACAGATCGCATGCTGGTCATCGCTCTCTACATGACGCTTCTGGTAGTAACCAGTTGTTTCGTAGTATGGCAAATCAATCGTCAGATCAGCGCCAATACGACTACGAGAAAAATGTTTCACATCGTTATGGTCCTGGTGTACCTTCCAGGACTTTGGTCACAGTGTACATTGCTCTACCTGGCTTCCGGCTTGATGCTAGGATTGCTACTCATGTTAGAG aTCGCTCGTGTTATCCAGCTAAAGCCAATTCACCCGTCTCTCGACATGGCCGTTCGCTGCTTCCTAGATGAAAAGGACGCGGGTCTGGTTGCGCTCACGCCGATTTACTTGCTGATTGGGTGTTCCCTGCCTATGTGGCTACACCCGCTGCCGTGCGATTTAACCGACTCAGCCGGATTGAACTTGCTTAAACTTCTGGCGGGAGTTCTATCCGTTGGAATTGGAGATACCACGGCCAGCATTTGTGGTTACCTGGCCGGAAAACATAAATGGCCAGGCACAGCGAAATCCGTCGAGGGTACGATAGCCAGTGTCGTGGGACAGGCAGGTGTGGTGTTCCTTTTGTACAGACTGAGTTTTATTCACTTGAATACTTTGCGAGCGGCCACTGCTGGTGCTGCCATTATCATTAATGCACTCGTTGAGGCTAAAACTGACCAAGTGGACAATCTTGTATTGCCTTTGGTGACATACATTGTTTTAGGAACCGCATAG
- the LOC109406320 gene encoding ribosomal RNA processing protein 1 homolog: MVVKAAIEVNPRAAGKSDSEMQQTTVGGNRSFRKQMETLSKAEEKSILVAKELKFVKSLAGNDVKLRRKVMKNLKIWLTTRSRSTFAFTDTDFLRLWKGLYYCMWMSDKPLVQESLADEIASLVRCFEDLSVALQYFGTFLETMCIEWFGIDHWRMDKFMMLVRRCTRQMLQVLHEAQWPQENVSELMKHIDNTILNPDKAPFGLTKHFDDLLLEEIAKVSEGEIEPEVVHIIVNTYALRLLSTNDMRLIKHITSSIFHPLLYQSELGQDYQEKFDLWKKTNFVTGNIDDVDFDVQYEQEDGEEECEEDQDDEEGGSNSREKVYDPRAGQVDVDIHEIQFDPLKVVEMFESNRFKPFVTSKGKKQMKMLVRQYKKFSEGIFPLGVQAMESIAKKDYAVNIDEQIAELEDYQKELVGEKVSRKQKRKELAKVKQQAKENNTKVTESNVWTETDETPEDGNPKPAVKSDSKKKTRKKITKTQIKEEKLKKLKVKREAKLAAIKQKRQETKPIKKPTKVVEEPKQDSPKKVVEVKPSAPKVKSQTTKPKGAFEVHDEWSEALKEGETEFFIPSRKTKLKEINKQLNEEDSASATPSKSKSPSLVKNPFATPKNTSSKLKRSLVTPQTDGPSEKKRVKIALNKNIFQDLHQHIQQVKSSPKVPYDSSKKPSKGALKPNLMPSPINPFYRKKIGLKLNDTM, from the exons ATGGTGGTCAAAGCAGCGATAGAAGTGAATCCACGTGCCGCCGGCAAATCCGATTCCGAAATGCAGCAGACCACGGTAGGTGGCAACCGGAGCTTCCGGAAGCAGATGGAAACGCTTTCCAAGGCGGAGGAGAAGTCCATCCTGGTGGCGAAGGAGCTGAAGTTCGTCAAGTCGCTCGCTGGCAACGATGTCAAACTGCGCCGTAAAGTTATGAAAAACCTCAAAATTTGGCTGACGACGCGAAGCCGAAGCACCTTCG CGTTTACCGATACAGATTTTCTTCGTCTGTGGAAGGGACTGTATTATTGTATGTGGATGTCGGACAAGCCACTGGTCCAGGAGAGTTTGGCCGATGAAATTGCCTCCTTGGTTAGATGCTTCGAGGATCTCTCGGTAGCGTTGCAGTATTTTGGAACTTTCCTGGAAACGATGTGCATCGAGTGGTTCGGAATTGATCATTGGAGGATGGATAAATTCATGATG CTCGTTCGTCGATGCACTCGTCAGATGCTTCAGGTGCTGCACGAAGCCCAGTGGCCACAGGAGAACGTCAGCGAATTAATGAAGCACATTGACAACACTATCCTCAACCCAGACAAGGCCCCATTTGGTCTGACAAAACATTTTGACGATCTGCTGCTGGAGGAAATCGCCAAAGTTAGCGAGGGCGAAATCGAACCGGAAGTGGTGCACATTATTGTGAATACGTACGCGCTTCGTTTGCTCAGTACCAATGATATGCGGTTGATTAAGCACATTACATCGAGCATATTCCACCCGTTGCTCTACCAGTCGGAGCTTGGTCAGGATTATCAGGAAAAGTTTGATTTGTGGAAGAAAACCAACTTTGTGACGGGTAATATCGATGACGTCGACTTCGATGTTCAGTATGAGCAGGAAGATGGCGAGGAGGAATGTGAAGAAGATCAGGATGATGAAGAGGGTGGAAGCAATTCCAGAGAGAAGGTGTACGATCCTCGTGCTGGGCAAGTGGACGTCGATATTCACGAGATTCAGTTCGACCCGTTGAAAGTTGTGGAAATGTTTGAAAGCAATCGCTTTAAACCTTTCGTCACATCGAAGGGCAAAAAGCAGATGAAAATGTTGGTGAGGCAGTACAAGAAATTCTCCGAAGGCATCTTTCCACTTGGAGTCCAGGCGATGGAAAGCATTGCAAAAAAGGATTATGCTGTCAATATTGATGAGCAAATTGCTGAACTAGAAGATTACCAGAAGGAACTGGTGGGCGAGAAAGTTTCTAGAAAACAGAAACGAAAAGAATTGGCAAAGGTTAAGCAACAGGCTAAGGAGAATAATACAAAGGTAACTGAATCAAATGTTTGGACCGAAACCGACGAAACTCCAGAAGACGGAAACCCGAAACCTGCTGTGAAATCCGATTCAAAAAAGAAAACCAGGAAAAAGATAACAAAAACCCAAATAAAAGAAGAAAAGCTTAAAAAACTTAAGGTTAAAAGAGAAGCAAAATTGGCTGCCATCAAACAAAAAAGACAAGAGACGAAACCCATTAAGAAGCCAACAAAAGTTGTAGAAGAACCGAAGCAAGATTCACCGAAAAAGGTCGTAGAAGTAAAACCAAGTGCACCAAAGGTAAAGTCACAAACAACCAAACCGAAGGGTGCCTTCGAAGTGCACGACGAATGGTCTGAAGCTTTGAAAGAAGGCGAAACAGAGTTCTTTATTCCATCGAGGAAAACCAAACTCAAGGAAATTAACAAACAACTCAACGAAGAAGATTCGGCATCGGCCACTCCTAGCAAGTCAAAATCACCATCGCTCGTAAAAAACCCTTTCGCCACACCGAAGAACACATCATCCAAATTGAAACGTTCTCTGGTAACGCCTCAGACGGATGGACCATCCGAAAAGAAACGCGTCAAAATTGCGCTCAACAAGAACATCTTCCAGGATCTGCACCAGCACATCCAGCAGGTGAAAAGTTCCCCCAAGGTACCGTATGATTCCAGCAAAAAACCTTCTAAGGGAGCCCTCAAGCCGAATCTGATGCCGAGTCCGATTAATCCATTCTACCGGAAGAAGATCGGACTAAAACTGAACGATACGATGTAA
- the LOC109404511 gene encoding uncharacterized protein LOC109404511 codes for MDTSAENLDESMLDVIQRAEAFITAHSFLNRAAERSASNIFDASDDSFRTASDESSAANDSGLNTSAGPSTSGANNSAEEESAAQNGCPAADRGNIEVLSDDSQATVTYDLHDPSAEDHSPSEDNDDCVVIEDPHQVVVDLCSPYPVDMVSPRSRRARRRRADAAPVVESISLDDTVAEPISPKKRLTTTIAANFIQPSSQPSQSAATPAVTCPICLESIFHQQAASTVCGHLFCNQCIRQEIQIRKKCPMCKRSLKRHQVHPIYFN; via the coding sequence ATGGATACCAGTGCGGAAAATTTGGACGAAAGCATGCTGGACGTGATCCAAAGGGCAGAAGCCTTCATAACGGCCCACTCGTTCCTGAATCGTGCAGCAGAACGTTCCGCAAGCAACATCTTTGACGCCAGCGATGATTCATTCCGCACTGCATCTGACGAATCTTCGGCGGCAAACGATTCCGGTTTGAACACGTCCGCGGGACCATCCACAAGCGGAGCAAATAACAGCGCTGAAGAGGAAAGTGCGGCGCAAAATGGTTGTCCTGCTGCTGACAGAGGCAACATCGAAGTGCTTAGTGACGATTCACAGGCTACCGTAACGTACGACCTGCATGATCCATCTGCGGAGGATCATTCGCCGTCTGAGGACAATGACGATTGCGTGGTTATCGAGGACCCCCATCAGGTAGTGGTCGATCTGTGTTCCCCCTATCCAGTGGACATGGTTTCCCCCCGAAGCAGACGAGCGCGACGAAGGAGAGCAGACGCCGCTCCAGTCGTGGAATCCATCAGCTTAGACGATACGGTAGCAGAACCGATCTCGCCGAAGAAGCGATTAACCACCACCATTGCTGCCAATTTCATACAACCATCGTCACAACCTTCGCAATCAGCTGCGACCCCGGCCGTTACCTGTCCGATAtgtttggaatcgatttttcacCAGCAAGCTGCTTCTACCGTGTGTGGGCACCTGTTCTGCAACCAATGCATCCGCCAGGAAATTCAAATCCGCAAGAAGTGCCCGATGTGCAAGCGGTCGCTCAAACGGCACCAGGTTCACCCGATTTATTTCAACTAA
- the LOC109404489 gene encoding gamma-aminobutyric acid receptor-associated protein, with product MKFQYKEEHPFEKRKAEGDKIRRKYPERVPVIVEKAPKARIGDLDKKKYLVPSDLTVGQFYFLIRKRIHLRPEDALFFFVNNVIPPTSATMGSLYQEHHEEDYFLYIAYSDENVYGNK from the exons atgaaatttcaataCAAGGAAGAACACCCCTTCGAGAAGCGAAAGGCCGAGGGAGATAAAATCCGACGCAAATACCCGGAACGAGTACCC GTGATTGTTGAGAAAGCTCCCAAGGCTCGCATTGGAGATTTGGATAAGAAGAAGTATCTAGTCCCGTCCGACTTGACCGTCGGCCAGTTCTATTTCCTAATCCGCAAGAGGATTCACCTAAGGCCTGAGGATGCCCTGTTCTTCTTCGTTAACAATGTAATTCCACCAACATCGGCAACAATGGGCTCGCTGTACCAG gAACACCACGAGGAGGACTACTTCCTCTATATTGCTTATTCTGATGAGAACGTGTATGGAAACAAGTAA